The Candidatus Krumholzibacteriia bacterium sequence GGAAACGCCCGATGCCGTGCTGCAGGAAGAAATTCGCAGCACGGGCTTCTTCAACAACAAGACCAGGGCCATCAAGAACGCCTGCCGCGTCATGGTGGACGAATTCGGCGGAAAGATGCCCACCACCATGGACGACCTGGTCAAGCTGCCCGGGGTCGGGCGCAAGACCGCCAACGTCATCCTCACCAATATCTACCGGGTGCCGGGTATCGTGGTGGACACCCACATGCTGCGCAACTCCAACCGCATGGGCTTTTCGTCCCACCACGACGCGGACAAGGTGGAACGCGACATGATGGCGGTGTTCCCCGACGACACCTGGATCTCACTCTCGCACCTCATGCCATGGCACGGCCGACGCTGCTGCACCGCGCGCAAACCCATGTGCGACGCGTGCCCGGTGGCGGATGACTGCCCCAAACTGATAGACTGATCCGCATGAACCAGAACAAGCCCGGCGACCGCACGCGCGTGCGCAGGATCCCCAAGCGCGGCCGCTACGACCGGCCCACCATC is a genomic window containing:
- the nth gene encoding endonuclease III, with translation MKRSTARTQRRRAPALPRPLASAKQAPKKKSQPAPPRRKAAKAPSLQVTADLKRRALRLLDGLKDAYPDARCELDFTSALEALVASILAAQCTDARVNMVTPALFRKYRKPQDYLETPDAVLQEEIRSTGFFNNKTRAIKNACRVMVDEFGGKMPTTMDDLVKLPGVGRKTANVILTNIYRVPGIVVDTHMLRNSNRMGFSSHHDADKVERDMMAVFPDDTWISLSHLMPWHGRRCCTARKPMCDACPVADDCPKLID